The proteins below are encoded in one region of Pseudoduganella armeniaca:
- a CDS encoding cold-shock protein — protein sequence MTVQTGTVKWFNDSKGFGFITPDSGGADLFAHFQDVQAEGFKSLSENQRVSFERSSGPKGEKASNIRPV from the coding sequence ATGACAGTTCAAACCGGCACCGTAAAATGGTTCAACGATTCCAAAGGCTTCGGCTTCATCACGCCTGACAGCGGTGGCGCCGACCTGTTCGCCCACTTCCAGGACGTGCAGGCCGAAGGCTTCAAGAGCCTGTCGGAAAACCAGCGCGTTTCGTTCGAGCGCAGCTCGGGCCCGAAAGGCGAAAAAGCCAGCAATATCCGCCCGGTCTAA
- a CDS encoding type VI secretion system Vgr family protein: protein MNLQELIQLRSGLSEANRPIRLRLSPEGDVLDDALMVQRVSGSETLCGGLEYRLLCVATRADLPLKQFIALPVELQFVTDTGELRAVCGIVAQAAAGQSDGGLATYQLVIRDALALMEQRTNTRVFRNRNELEISEVILDEWRQNNPILAKAFDADWSYVTGQYPPREFTMQHNESDAAFLRRLWKRRGIAWHFRPGRASAPGSAETPAHTLVLCDDGFRLPRNAAGTVRYHRDSGTEQRDVITAWSPMRTLKPGSVTRQSWDYVPAQGLTSQAPTRMDQGALGNQFAVSLDDYLLDMPHAGADGDDYRTLGELRMKRHEYESKCFHGEGSVRSLCVGEWFALSGHAEIDTHPQQEREFLVTQLEVAAENNLPKALDERIRRLFALDRWGDVARADTLRQASDERGMRYTNRFACVRRTIPIVPAFDPRTDLPRPRLQSAIVVGPAGEEVHCDAYGRVKLRFPATRPEDHAHAQDAGASDSERDSAWVRVASTWASNQWGTLTLPRVGDEVIVDFLGGDPDKPIVVGQVYGGKAPPPTFSHVGALPGNRYLAGMKSKEVQGQRYNQLRLDDTPGEISAQLSSQHGHSELNLGWLTHPRSDGKAEARGEGAELRSDGAVAVRGGQGVLISADARQQASGKQLDRAELVGLMEALQGVQAQLCELSAKHHAEDTDDAELKQLIGYLKQWDAGSNTNRSAAGGGEPVVAVSGPAGIGITSQHNVAIGAQTNVDVVSAGNTQLSVGKKLRARVADGISLFAHKLGIKLIAASGKLDLQTHGDDIELTSAKRIVLNAADEIVLQAPKIRIVAQGAQTELGGGAITQQSSGAHTIKSSRFDHLGPGGGNPPGLDLPQSDAQTDEKFVLARRGSGRPHANQRYRIELDDGRTIEGVTDQQGHTELAQDMALRIARLTLLKE from the coding sequence ATGAATCTTCAGGAGTTAATACAGCTCAGGAGCGGTTTGTCGGAGGCGAACCGCCCCATCCGTTTGCGCCTGTCGCCGGAAGGGGACGTGCTCGACGATGCGTTGATGGTACAGCGGGTCAGCGGCAGCGAAACCCTGTGCGGCGGCCTCGAATACCGCCTGTTGTGTGTCGCCACGCGTGCCGACCTGCCCCTCAAGCAATTCATCGCGCTGCCGGTCGAACTGCAGTTCGTGACCGACACGGGCGAGCTGCGCGCGGTCTGCGGCATCGTCGCGCAGGCTGCCGCCGGCCAGAGCGACGGCGGCCTTGCCACCTACCAGCTGGTGATTCGCGATGCCTTGGCGCTGATGGAACAGCGCACCAATACGCGTGTGTTCCGCAACCGTAACGAGCTGGAGATCAGCGAAGTTATCCTGGACGAATGGCGCCAGAACAATCCCATCCTGGCCAAGGCCTTCGACGCCGACTGGTCGTACGTGACGGGCCAATATCCGCCACGTGAATTCACGATGCAGCACAACGAATCGGATGCCGCCTTCCTGCGCCGGCTGTGGAAGCGGCGCGGCATCGCCTGGCATTTCCGGCCCGGCCGGGCCAGCGCGCCGGGCAGCGCCGAGACGCCGGCACACACGCTGGTGCTGTGCGACGACGGTTTCCGGTTGCCGCGCAACGCCGCCGGCACGGTGCGCTACCACCGCGACAGCGGCACCGAGCAGCGCGACGTCATCACGGCCTGGAGTCCGATGCGCACGTTGAAGCCCGGCAGCGTCACGCGGCAAAGCTGGGATTACGTGCCCGCGCAGGGCCTGACGAGCCAGGCGCCCACGCGCATGGACCAGGGCGCGCTGGGCAACCAGTTCGCCGTCAGCCTGGACGACTACCTGCTCGACATGCCGCACGCGGGCGCGGACGGCGACGATTACCGCACGCTGGGCGAGCTGCGCATGAAGCGCCACGAATACGAATCGAAGTGCTTCCATGGCGAAGGCAGCGTGCGCAGCCTGTGCGTGGGCGAGTGGTTCGCGTTGTCCGGGCATGCCGAGATCGACACGCATCCGCAACAGGAGCGCGAGTTCCTCGTCACGCAGCTGGAAGTGGCGGCCGAGAACAACCTGCCCAAGGCGCTCGACGAGCGCATCCGGCGCCTGTTCGCCCTCGACCGCTGGGGCGACGTGGCCCGCGCGGACACGCTGCGGCAGGCCAGCGACGAACGCGGCATGCGCTACACCAACCGCTTTGCCTGCGTGCGCCGCACGATTCCGATCGTGCCGGCGTTCGATCCGCGCACCGACCTGCCCCGCCCGCGGCTGCAAAGCGCGATCGTGGTCGGCCCCGCTGGCGAGGAAGTGCATTGCGACGCGTACGGGCGCGTCAAGCTGCGTTTTCCCGCCACCCGGCCGGAAGACCATGCGCACGCGCAAGATGCCGGCGCCAGCGACAGCGAGCGCGACTCGGCCTGGGTGCGCGTCGCCAGCACGTGGGCCAGCAACCAGTGGGGCACGCTGACGCTGCCACGCGTGGGCGACGAAGTCATCGTCGACTTCCTCGGCGGCGATCCCGACAAGCCGATCGTCGTCGGCCAGGTGTACGGGGGCAAGGCACCGCCGCCGACCTTCAGCCACGTCGGCGCCCTGCCCGGCAACCGCTACCTGGCCGGCATGAAGAGCAAGGAGGTACAGGGCCAGCGCTACAACCAGCTGCGCCTGGACGACACGCCGGGCGAGATCAGCGCGCAACTGTCGTCGCAGCACGGGCATAGCGAGCTGAACCTGGGGTGGCTGACGCATCCGCGCAGCGACGGCAAGGCCGAGGCCCGTGGCGAAGGCGCGGAACTGCGCAGCGACGGGGCCGTTGCCGTGCGCGGCGGCCAGGGCGTGCTGATCAGCGCCGACGCACGCCAGCAGGCGAGCGGCAAGCAGCTCGACCGCGCCGAGCTGGTCGGCCTGATGGAAGCGCTGCAGGGCGTGCAGGCCCAACTGTGCGAGCTGTCGGCAAAGCACCACGCGGAGGACACGGACGACGCCGAACTGAAGCAGTTGATCGGCTACCTGAAGCAATGGGACGCGGGCAGCAACACCAACCGCAGCGCGGCGGGCGGCGGCGAACCCGTGGTGGCGGTGTCCGGGCCGGCAGGCATCGGCATCACGAGCCAGCACAACGTCGCCATCGGCGCGCAGACCAACGTCGATGTCGTCAGCGCCGGCAATACCCAGCTTTCCGTGGGCAAGAAGCTGCGGGCGCGGGTGGCGGACGGCATCAGCCTGTTCGCGCACAAGCTCGGCATCAAGCTGATCGCCGCCAGCGGCAAGCTCGACCTGCAGACCCATGGCGACGACATCGAACTGACGTCGGCGAAACGGATCGTGCTCAACGCGGCAGACGAAATCGTGCTGCAGGCACCGAAGATACGCATCGTCGCGCAAGGCGCGCAAACGGAGCTCGGCGGCGGCGCCATCACCCAGCAAAGCAGCGGCGCGCACACGATCAAGTCGTCGCGCTTCGACCACCTGGGTCCGGGCGGCGGCAATCCACCCGGCCTGGACCTGCCGCAGAGCGACGCGCAGACCGACGAGAAATTCGTGTTGGCCCGCCGCGGCAGCGGCCGTCCCCATGCCAACCAGCGCTACCGCATCGAGCTGGACGACGGCCGCACGATCGAAGGCGTGACCGACCAGCAGGGCCACACGGAACTGGCACAGGACATGGCGCTGCGCATCGCGCGCCTGACGCTGTTGAAAGAGTAA
- a CDS encoding GPI inositol-deacylase, which translates to MSDTVTPQETTRLVGTGWDDHGNDTAQSVLTGTNQKVRALCLTSPDIVVPILFVPGIMGTRLKVKNRDKGSAWFPPENKWDAIVLLLKHLNKSAAERQKLLDPNNTEVDDNGPAHPDESSKALLAIAEGKTDAERAKWRGWGQLYGLSYGDILALLENMLGLIFDPASQGKQLTSTWKSLVMDRQDAEKLGAQKAFVPLQETNLRDAADVLYPVHGVGYNWLQSNRSSGQHLAQEIERITAHYRGKGKTCEKVIIVTHSMGGLVARSCAQEPGMADRILGIVHGVMPAIGAPATYKRIRAGFEGAEQVILGRNAAECTAVMANAPGPLELLPTAQYKTKTAQGTRHWLRASHTVLNGRGQPEEQDVLLGDGDPYADIYLNNGASWWKLVKEELIDPAARKELEKAKKEGKEVVEDNTRQSDFKKFKKNMDLAADLHDFINEKYHANTYAYYGADLKQPAWSEVHWRTDASISRDLKDALLHGDDLNGTVDLHFDELPTTLPEQIGGHAGATGESPHPSVDTTSIVQVTGSTQRRSEKKTRYRFKIEKAKGPGDGTVPEESGAAPTPHVVQIFRHEGKAGGHESYDHQNSYKAKIAQAATLYSITRIVAESDWVRQNLSKS; encoded by the coding sequence ATGAGCGACACCGTTACCCCGCAGGAAACCACGCGCCTGGTCGGCACCGGCTGGGACGACCATGGCAACGACACCGCGCAGTCGGTCCTCACGGGCACGAACCAGAAGGTGCGGGCATTGTGCCTGACCTCGCCCGACATCGTCGTGCCGATCCTGTTCGTGCCGGGCATCATGGGCACGCGCTTGAAAGTGAAGAATCGGGACAAGGGCTCGGCCTGGTTCCCTCCCGAAAACAAGTGGGACGCCATTGTCTTGCTGCTCAAACACCTGAACAAGTCCGCCGCCGAGCGGCAGAAGCTGCTGGACCCGAACAATACGGAGGTGGACGACAACGGTCCGGCCCATCCGGACGAGTCCAGCAAGGCCCTGCTGGCGATCGCCGAAGGCAAGACTGACGCGGAGCGCGCGAAGTGGCGCGGCTGGGGCCAGCTGTACGGGCTCAGCTACGGCGACATCCTGGCGCTGCTGGAGAACATGCTGGGGCTGATCTTCGATCCGGCGAGCCAGGGCAAACAGTTGACGTCCACCTGGAAAAGCCTGGTCATGGACCGTCAGGACGCGGAAAAGCTGGGCGCGCAGAAGGCATTCGTGCCGCTGCAGGAAACCAATCTGCGCGATGCGGCCGATGTGCTCTATCCCGTCCACGGTGTTGGTTACAACTGGCTGCAGAGCAACCGCAGCTCTGGCCAGCATCTGGCGCAGGAAATCGAGCGGATCACGGCGCACTATCGCGGCAAGGGCAAGACCTGCGAGAAGGTCATTATCGTCACGCACAGCATGGGCGGCCTGGTGGCGCGCTCGTGCGCACAGGAGCCTGGCATGGCCGACCGTATCCTCGGTATCGTGCACGGCGTCATGCCGGCCATCGGGGCACCGGCCACTTACAAGCGGATTCGCGCCGGCTTCGAAGGTGCCGAACAGGTGATCCTTGGGCGCAATGCAGCCGAATGCACGGCCGTCATGGCCAACGCGCCGGGTCCGCTGGAGTTACTGCCGACGGCGCAGTACAAGACGAAAACGGCGCAGGGCACGCGGCACTGGTTGCGCGCCAGCCATACCGTGTTGAATGGACGGGGCCAACCCGAGGAACAGGATGTGTTGCTCGGCGATGGCGATCCATATGCGGATATCTATTTGAACAATGGTGCGAGCTGGTGGAAGCTGGTGAAGGAGGAGTTGATCGATCCGGCTGCGCGCAAGGAACTGGAGAAGGCGAAGAAAGAAGGCAAGGAAGTTGTGGAAGACAATACCAGGCAATCCGATTTCAAGAAATTCAAGAAGAACATGGATCTGGCCGCCGATCTTCATGATTTCATCAATGAGAAATATCACGCGAATACCTATGCCTACTACGGCGCGGACCTCAAACAGCCGGCCTGGAGCGAAGTACACTGGCGAACCGATGCCTCGATCTCACGTGATCTCAAGGACGCGCTGTTGCACGGGGACGACCTGAACGGCACGGTGGATCTACATTTCGATGAGTTGCCAACGACGCTTCCTGAGCAGATCGGCGGCCATGCCGGCGCAACAGGCGAATCGCCTCATCCTTCCGTCGATACCACGAGCATTGTTCAGGTTACGGGCTCAACACAAAGGCGCAGCGAAAAAAAGACCAGGTACCGCTTCAAGATCGAGAAAGCCAAGGGTCCGGGTGACGGCACGGTGCCTGAGGAATCGGGTGCGGCGCCAACGCCTCATGTCGTGCAGATTTTCCGCCACGAGGGGAAGGCCGGCGGACATGAGAGCTATGACCATCAGAACTCCTACAAAGCGAAGATCGCACAAGCCGCGACCTTGTATTCGATCACACGCATCGTGGCCGAATCGGACTGGGTCCGCCAGAACTTATCGAAATCATGA
- a CDS encoding T6SS immunity protein Tli4 family protein, protein MTQSTKSTFCIGRFLIDVPEGSQPSGGNYKYDFISIEPVKQKPIDEFEKEVATREEQLRVAKNNRTKQSMLLQSVRPAENTRILASWEVAASTAQIKVSGYRWLDGSRFLLEDTVDDDKKDAGIDSMREALSRLRSRGDGEMPSEPGFCFAGGFVANPKWRNEEAAIDIDIAGHPDAFVSVWIYPLASHKKDKPLLERMGGLSQALGNLATAVRVLRKGDRQIGPYKGQEHLASAPNSGGMRGHAFVWETQGEGTLDMPAIKIELTTGHQDSKGNPQQTTLSDQQAIKLWDDILNSFRLRSTGGQLKTGAADSAPQPPLPLGELVATGNACPQTGWWQTSEPGEVAGGRRQRFVAGEAMPEAVMLGQSSIWHKLKGERPSYRKVTVWKLVGYDDDAGGAVARTASHDGDAATPGQA, encoded by the coding sequence ATGACTCAATCGACCAAATCCACGTTCTGCATCGGCCGCTTTCTCATCGACGTGCCGGAAGGATCTCAGCCCAGTGGCGGAAACTACAAGTACGACTTCATCAGCATCGAGCCCGTCAAGCAAAAGCCCATCGACGAATTCGAAAAAGAAGTGGCGACGCGCGAGGAACAGCTCAGAGTCGCTAAAAACAATCGAACGAAACAGAGCATGCTGCTGCAGTCGGTCCGGCCAGCCGAGAACACGAGAATTCTTGCCTCATGGGAGGTTGCCGCCAGCACGGCGCAAATAAAGGTGTCCGGTTATCGCTGGCTGGATGGCAGTCGTTTCTTGCTTGAGGATACCGTTGACGATGACAAGAAGGACGCCGGGATCGACAGCATGCGCGAAGCGCTGTCCCGCCTTCGCTCCCGTGGCGACGGAGAAATGCCTTCTGAGCCGGGGTTTTGTTTCGCCGGCGGTTTCGTCGCCAATCCCAAATGGCGCAACGAAGAAGCCGCCATCGACATCGACATCGCCGGCCACCCCGACGCCTTCGTTTCCGTCTGGATCTATCCGCTCGCCAGCCACAAGAAGGACAAGCCGCTGCTCGAACGGATGGGCGGCCTGTCGCAGGCACTCGGCAACCTGGCGACGGCGGTGCGCGTGCTGCGCAAGGGCGACCGCCAGATCGGCCCGTACAAGGGCCAGGAACACCTGGCTTCGGCGCCCAACAGCGGCGGCATGCGCGGCCATGCGTTTGTCTGGGAAACGCAAGGCGAAGGCACGCTGGATATGCCGGCGATCAAGATCGAACTGACGACGGGACACCAGGACAGCAAGGGCAATCCGCAGCAGACAACGCTGTCGGACCAGCAGGCCATCAAGCTGTGGGACGATATCCTGAATTCGTTCCGCCTGCGCTCCACCGGCGGACAGCTGAAGACGGGCGCGGCCGACAGCGCGCCGCAACCTCCCCTGCCGCTCGGCGAACTGGTGGCGACTGGCAATGCCTGTCCGCAGACGGGCTGGTGGCAGACCAGCGAACCGGGCGAAGTGGCGGGCGGGCGCCGCCAGCGCTTCGTGGCGGGCGAAGCGATGCCGGAAGCCGTCATGCTGGGCCAGTCCTCGATTTGGCACAAGCTCAAGGGCGAGCGTCCCAGCTACCGCAAGGTCACGGTGTGGAAGCTGGTCGGATATGACGATGACGCCGGCGGTGCGGTCGCCCGCACGGCGAGCCATGACGGCGACGCGGCCACGCCCGGTCAAGCGTGA
- a CDS encoding PAAR domain-containing protein, with protein MPNVIRLGDPTSHGGKVVSVAATHFTVGGIAVARVGDLCICPIKGHEVCTIAEGSSVHAIDGVPVAYDGHKTSCGATLISTIDNFNES; from the coding sequence ATGCCTAACGTAATCCGCCTGGGGGATCCGACGTCGCACGGTGGCAAGGTGGTAAGCGTCGCCGCCACGCACTTCACCGTGGGCGGCATCGCCGTCGCCCGCGTGGGTGACCTGTGCATCTGCCCCATCAAGGGTCATGAAGTCTGCACCATCGCCGAAGGCAGCAGCGTGCATGCGATCGATGGCGTGCCTGTCGCTTACGATGGCCACAAGACCAGTTGCGGCGCCACGCTGATTTCGACCATCGACAATTTCAACGAATCGTAA
- a CDS encoding T6SS immunity protein Tli4 family protein — MVAMPSFRRLLQRGALPFLTLFTTLNAGCSNDLVPSEETNALAQAGRGINRATFCVGRFLVDAPVGSRLSGGNYKYDFLALLPVTELSHHHFQELVAARQATLSAGKHNVEPSLLRAAVQSDEDTWVFAFWEEPFITAVINLEGFRWSNGKMIRVKDEVSRDRQEFGLNRMQEALSRLRARADTEIPTEPGYCFAGGFIANPRWRNEEATVEIDIAGHPDAYVTMTIYPLASHKKDKPLLERMGGLTAALANLAASVRVLRKGERRIGPYQGQEHLASIPDSTGARGHSFVWETQGDGTLDTPAIKIELTTGHPDSNGQPQRAALTDRQAIALWNEIVSSLRLRPTSS, encoded by the coding sequence ATGGTCGCGATGCCGTCATTTCGTCGTCTGCTCCAACGCGGTGCGCTACCGTTCCTCACGCTGTTCACCACCCTCAATGCTGGCTGCAGCAATGATCTCGTCCCTTCGGAAGAAACCAATGCGCTTGCCCAGGCGGGACGCGGTATCAATCGCGCTACGTTCTGTGTCGGCCGGTTCCTTGTCGATGCACCGGTAGGGTCGCGACTCAGCGGCGGGAACTACAAGTACGATTTCCTGGCCTTGCTGCCCGTGACGGAACTGAGCCATCATCATTTCCAGGAATTGGTCGCAGCAAGACAGGCAACACTTAGTGCTGGCAAACATAACGTGGAGCCTAGCCTGTTGCGTGCCGCTGTTCAGTCAGACGAAGACACCTGGGTCTTCGCGTTCTGGGAAGAACCCTTCATCACAGCGGTAATCAATCTGGAGGGATTTCGCTGGTCGAATGGCAAAATGATACGCGTGAAAGACGAAGTGTCCCGCGATAGGCAAGAATTTGGCCTGAACCGTATGCAGGAAGCGCTCTCGCGGCTGCGCGCTCGTGCCGACACGGAAATACCGACGGAGCCAGGCTACTGCTTCGCCGGCGGCTTCATCGCCAACCCAAGATGGCGCAACGAGGAAGCCACCGTGGAAATCGACATCGCCGGCCACCCGGACGCCTACGTCACCATGACGATCTACCCCCTCGCCTCCCACAAGAAGGACAAGCCGCTGCTCGAACGCATGGGCGGGCTGACGGCGGCGCTGGCCAACCTGGCCGCCTCGGTCCGCGTGCTGCGCAAGGGCGAGCGCCGGATCGGGCCTTATCAGGGCCAGGAGCACCTGGCCTCGATCCCGGACAGCACGGGCGCGCGGGGCCATTCGTTCGTCTGGGAGACGCAAGGCGACGGCACGCTCGACACGCCGGCGATCAAGATCGAACTGACGACCGGACACCCGGACAGCAACGGCCAGCCGCAGCGAGCGGCGCTGACGGACCGGCAGGCCATCGCGCTGTGGAACGAAATCGTATCCTCCTTGCGCCTGCGGCCCACCAGTAGCTGA
- a CDS encoding S41 family peptidase — protein MKKKWIVIPLLLLLVVLGALVATPVGRPLLDRYWPRPKVVVDGAMRTQAIDALVAKLNAHYVFPDQAKRVEAVLRQRQREGKYDAITDGEQLARQLTDDLERNLHDKHLAVGFDPGQVPPDDAVGPPPQTLAEWERWAPLPLRLFVRVSDLGVEDVDRLGANIGYLRISEFPPHFLMAETYGAAMDKLADTDGLIVDLRDNRGGGPETVALLISYFVDQRTRLNDLWDRKTGIARQQWTQEQLAGKRYGGRKPVVILAGPGTMSAGEDFAYTMQALKRATVIGAPTWGGAHPARPYRLAEHFYAVIPDARTISPITQANWEGKGVMPDIAAKPDDALAVGKALLQRRLHEAGTLAAAGR, from the coding sequence ATGAAAAAGAAATGGATTGTCATACCGCTGTTGCTGTTGCTGGTCGTGCTTGGGGCATTGGTCGCCACGCCTGTCGGCAGGCCCCTGCTGGACCGATACTGGCCCCGGCCGAAGGTGGTGGTCGATGGCGCGATGCGCACGCAGGCGATCGATGCGCTGGTGGCGAAGCTGAACGCTCATTACGTGTTTCCCGACCAGGCCAAACGGGTCGAGGCGGTCCTACGCCAGCGTCAGCGCGAAGGCAAGTACGATGCCATCACGGATGGCGAGCAGCTGGCCAGGCAGCTCACGGACGACCTCGAACGCAACCTCCATGACAAGCACCTGGCAGTGGGGTTCGATCCCGGCCAGGTACCGCCGGACGATGCGGTCGGTCCGCCACCCCAAACGCTGGCGGAATGGGAACGCTGGGCCCCCCTGCCGTTACGCCTGTTCGTGCGCGTGTCGGACCTGGGCGTGGAGGACGTGGATCGCCTGGGGGCGAACATCGGCTACCTGCGCATCTCCGAGTTCCCGCCACATTTCCTGATGGCCGAGACGTATGGCGCGGCGATGGACAAGCTGGCCGACACCGATGGCCTCATCGTGGATCTGCGCGACAACCGCGGCGGCGGTCCCGAAACGGTCGCCTTGTTGATCAGCTATTTCGTCGACCAGCGGACCCGCCTGAACGACCTCTGGGACCGCAAGACCGGCATCGCCAGGCAGCAGTGGACGCAGGAACAGCTGGCTGGCAAACGCTATGGCGGCAGGAAACCGGTCGTGATCCTGGCTGGCCCCGGTACCATGTCCGCCGGCGAAGACTTCGCCTACACGATGCAGGCACTGAAACGCGCGACGGTGATCGGCGCGCCGACCTGGGGCGGCGCCCACCCGGCGCGGCCCTATCGCCTGGCCGAGCATTTCTATGCCGTGATACCGGACGCGCGCACCATCAGCCCGATCACCCAGGCCAACTGGGAAGGCAAGGGCGTCATGCCGGATATCGCGGCCAAGCCGGATGACGCGCTTGCGGTGGGCAAGGCGCTGCTGCAGCGTCGCCTGCACGAAGCGGGTACGCTTGCCGCCGCCGGGCGGTAG
- a CDS encoding LytR/AlgR family response regulator transcription factor produces the protein MPAALIVEDEPLLRAELTDQLRVLWPELEIAGHAENGIDAVARIDALQPDIVFLDIRMPGLDGLEVARHIPESCQVVFVTAFADHALAAFDAGACDYLVKPVTTARLLQAIRRLKSRAAASPPPAVWEKLFEREQPPVYLKWIKASSGNTVRLVMVSEVLYFASSEKYTRVVTEHGDALIRLPLKTLLEQLDPQQFAQIHRSTIVNLQAIDRIERDDAGARGGAGLTVVLKGRAERLAVSEAFTRQFRQM, from the coding sequence ATGCCGGCCGCCCTGATCGTCGAAGACGAACCGCTGCTGCGGGCGGAGCTGACGGACCAGCTGCGCGTGCTGTGGCCCGAGCTGGAAATCGCCGGCCACGCCGAAAACGGCATCGACGCGGTGGCGCGCATCGATGCGCTGCAACCGGACATCGTGTTCCTGGACATCCGCATGCCCGGCCTGGACGGCCTCGAGGTCGCGCGCCATATTCCGGAATCCTGCCAGGTGGTGTTCGTCACGGCCTTCGCGGACCATGCGCTGGCCGCGTTCGATGCCGGCGCCTGCGACTACCTGGTCAAGCCGGTCACGACGGCGCGCCTGCTGCAGGCGATCCGCCGCCTGAAGTCGCGCGCGGCGGCCAGTCCGCCGCCGGCCGTGTGGGAAAAGCTGTTCGAGCGGGAGCAGCCCCCGGTGTACCTGAAGTGGATCAAGGCTTCCAGCGGCAACACGGTGCGGCTGGTCATGGTCAGCGAAGTGCTGTACTTCGCCTCCAGCGAGAAGTACACGCGCGTCGTGACGGAGCACGGCGACGCGCTGATCCGCCTGCCCCTGAAGACGCTGCTCGAGCAGCTCGACCCGCAGCAGTTCGCGCAGATCCACCGCAGCACCATCGTCAACCTGCAGGCCATCGACCGGATCGAACGCGACGACGCTGGCGCTCGTGGCGGGGCCGGCCTGACGGTCGTCCTGAAAGGCCGGGCCGAGCGCCTGGCCGTCAGCGAAGCATTTACCCGGCAGTTCCGCCAGATGTAG
- a CDS encoding sensor histidine kinase, with product MHSSAFPPFNAPPVPEIEHDRRLVRRYLLQSALRFNAGSLLFLSLAIALLPLGLGIGAPGDSTLDKLNPYVVGGVLLALTAWLALISSGIARAFLAKLGDEGKALCAEAMASTVTRRIHVPFNPYTTFDLCTETLSGLALGTALGYSGPPAFFHDPFKGRIVLGRWRPLPLGRHVEVRVATEPGPACQIELRCRPGLAWFAIQQGESLQAAETVCAQLRQTLERHAAALAAARRERELERTSLQARLSALQAQVEPHFLFNTLANLKYLIRTDQQAAQDMLDHLVGYLQNALPDLRSVSSTLGRELDLVSDYLAVMRIRMGERLRFEVAVDEDLRHLPFPPAMLISLVENAVKHGLERASRPGLITVGTTRERGGEGELLRVAVVDDGVGLTEQAGQGTGLANIAERLALLYGRAAGLVVAPGDGCGVRAVLTVPVAGRDA from the coding sequence ATGCATTCTTCCGCTTTCCCGCCATTCAACGCTCCGCCCGTGCCGGAGATAGAACACGACCGCCGCCTGGTGCGCCGCTACCTGCTGCAGTCGGCGCTGCGTTTCAATGCCGGCTCGCTGCTGTTCCTGTCGCTGGCGATCGCGCTGCTGCCGCTCGGGCTGGGGATCGGTGCCCCCGGCGACTCCACGCTCGACAAGCTCAATCCGTATGTCGTCGGCGGCGTCCTGCTGGCGCTGACGGCGTGGCTGGCGCTGATCTCCAGCGGGATCGCCCGTGCCTTTCTTGCCAAACTGGGCGACGAGGGCAAGGCGCTGTGCGCCGAGGCGATGGCGTCGACGGTGACGCGTCGCATCCACGTGCCATTCAACCCCTACACCACCTTCGACCTGTGCACCGAAACCCTGTCGGGACTGGCGCTCGGCACGGCGCTCGGCTATTCGGGGCCGCCAGCGTTCTTCCACGACCCTTTCAAGGGCCGCATCGTGCTGGGGCGCTGGCGCCCGCTGCCGCTGGGGCGCCATGTCGAGGTAAGGGTAGCGACCGAACCGGGTCCGGCCTGCCAGATCGAGCTGCGCTGCCGCCCCGGCCTGGCCTGGTTCGCGATCCAGCAGGGCGAGTCGCTGCAGGCCGCCGAGACGGTGTGCGCCCAGCTGCGCCAGACCCTCGAGCGCCACGCGGCCGCGCTGGCAGCGGCCCGGCGTGAACGGGAACTGGAACGCACCTCGCTGCAGGCGCGCCTGTCGGCCCTGCAGGCCCAGGTCGAGCCGCACTTCCTGTTCAATACCCTGGCCAACCTGAAGTACCTGATCCGCACCGACCAGCAGGCCGCGCAGGATATGCTGGACCACCTGGTCGGCTACCTGCAGAACGCCCTGCCGGACCTGCGCTCGGTGTCCTCCACCCTGGGGCGCGAACTGGACCTGGTCAGCGACTACCTGGCGGTGATGCGCATCCGCATGGGCGAGCGGCTGCGCTTCGAGGTCGCCGTGGACGAGGACTTGCGCCACCTGCCGTTTCCGCCGGCGATGCTGATCTCGCTGGTGGAAAACGCCGTCAAGCACGGCCTGGAGCGCGCTAGCCGGCCGGGCCTGATCACCGTCGGCACCACGCGTGAGCGCGGCGGCGAGGGCGAGTTGCTGAGGGTAGCGGTGGTTGACGACGGCGTCGGCCTGACCGAACAGGCCGGGCAGGGCACAGGGCTGGCCAATATCGCGGAACGCCTGGCGCTGCTGTATGGGCGCGCGGCCGGCCTCGTGGTGGCACCTGGTGACGGCTGCGGCGTGCGTGCCGTGCTGACGGTGCCTGTGGCCGGAAGGGACGCCTGA